CTGGAGACACTGATCGCGGCCGGCATCCCGGCCATAACGTCCCAGTCGTTCCTGAAGACCGAGCTGACCGGCGCCGGCTACGGCACCTCCGGCCATCTGATGACCGTGATCGGCTTCACCGCGGACGGCGACGTGATCGCCAATGACCCGGCCTCGCCGAGCGACGACGCCGTACGACGGGTCTATCTGCGCCGGGAGTTCGAGAACATCTGGCTGCGCACCAAGCGGTACAACGCCTCCGGCAAGGTCGTCTCCGGCAGCGGGGGAGTGTGTTACCTCTACTTCCCGGCCCGCCCGAACCCGCGCCAGCGCAAGGCGCTCGCGGCGGTGGGTGTGCGCTGACCGGGTGAGCACCACCGTGTGACCAAGCTCATCGCCGCAAACGCCGTCGCGGGTGGCAAGGTGGACAAATGGATATGACCGCGCACCCGGCCACCGCCGCCCGCGCCCGCACCGGCGGCCCGCAGGAAGACGGCCCGAAGATCTTCGAGCACGTCATGGGCTGGGTCCTCGTCGCGGTCCTCGCGATGCTCGTGACCCAGCTCGGCCTGCTCTGACGCGATCCGCTCACGTGTGCGGCATGTTCTGACATACTGCGGAGGTCCCGCCGCCGCCTGGAACAGGGTCGAAATTGAACATGCCGCAGCAGCGTGCCGCCGTCCGACCCCGGGTGCGCGGTACCGAGCGTTCGGTGGCGCGTCGCGCCGAACTCATCGCCATCGGGCGGAAGTTGTTCGCCGACACGTCCTACGACGCGCTGTCCATGGACGACATAGCCCGCCAGGCCCATGTCGCCAAGGGGCTGATCTACTACTACTTCCAGTCCAAGCGGGGCTACTACCTGGCGATCGTCCAGGACTCCGTCGCCGACCTGGTCACCTCCGCCGCGAGCGGCCTCGCGATGTCCGCCGTGGATCGCGTCCACCGCACCATCGACGGCTATCTGCGCTACGCCGAGCAGCATCAGGCCGCCTACCGCACCATCGTCAGCGGCGGCGTCGGCTTCGACGCCGAGGTGCACGCCATCCGGGACGGCGTGCGCGAGGCGATCATCGCCACCATCGCCGAAGGCGCCTACGGCCGCGGCGACATCGCCCCGCTGGCCCGGATGGGCCTGCTCTCCTGGGTGTGCAGTGTGGAGGGCGCGACCCTGGACTGGATCGACCGCCCCGAACTGTCCCGCGACACCATGCGCGCGCTGCTGGTGAAGACGCTCGGCGGAGCCCTGCGTGCCGTCGAGGAGCTGGACCCGGCCTACCCGGCGCCGCAGCCGGCTCGCCGCGGCGGATGACACACGGGGAGCGGAGGCTCGTGGTCCCCCGCTCCCGAGTGCCCCCGGCACGGGGTCAGTGGATGGCCCTGATCAGCTCA
Above is a genomic segment from Streptomyces fodineus containing:
- a CDS encoding SCO1431 family membrane protein, which encodes MDMTAHPATAARARTGGPQEDGPKIFEHVMGWVLVAVLAMLVTQLGLL
- a CDS encoding TetR/AcrR family transcriptional regulator — protein: MPQQRAAVRPRVRGTERSVARRAELIAIGRKLFADTSYDALSMDDIARQAHVAKGLIYYYFQSKRGYYLAIVQDSVADLVTSAASGLAMSAVDRVHRTIDGYLRYAEQHQAAYRTIVSGGVGFDAEVHAIRDGVREAIIATIAEGAYGRGDIAPLARMGLLSWVCSVEGATLDWIDRPELSRDTMRALLVKTLGGALRAVEELDPAYPAPQPARRGG